In Candidatus Chlorohelix allophototropha, one DNA window encodes the following:
- a CDS encoding AAA family ATPase, translating to MSTDPLFNESLSLPSNAIEYYVSQYLVAAFPDKAMIQSDNPLFSLEKYEQAGLCSMTPKPNVLSQVITYWKGPSKRLADKDRSDWFNFSATFASSEPPREALTSRIKNGWFEISWEGYTLEVILMSWGEGFSRGYHYWILADFKEIAENFYVAVCEWNIEIRGELLVFDAGYWHKDEDLFRDIKGSTFDNLVLKGTLKQDIKEDLEHFFASRSTFEHYNIPWKRGILLVGPPGNGKTHAVKALINSLSKPCLYVKSIKTQRSDDEENISQVFDRARKTAPCVLVLEDLDSLVTAQNRSFFLNEMDGFAANAGIVTLATTNHPEKLDSSILDRPSRFDRKYHFDLPGESERHAYIELWNKQLQDELKLSDEAVNEIAAMTDGFSFAYLKELFLSSMMHWIAHPQPGAMQGVMVSQVSILCEQMVSVNVTPAPEDTRPNGQTFPLVWGHKPK from the coding sequence ATGAGTACCGATCCCTTGTTTAACGAGTCACTCTCGCTGCCGTCCAACGCGATTGAATACTATGTAAGCCAGTATCTGGTGGCAGCTTTCCCCGACAAAGCGATGATTCAAAGTGATAACCCCTTGTTCAGCTTGGAGAAATACGAACAAGCCGGACTGTGCAGCATGACCCCCAAACCAAACGTGTTAAGTCAGGTTATCACCTACTGGAAGGGACCTAGCAAGCGACTGGCAGATAAGGATCGCAGCGACTGGTTTAACTTTAGCGCTACCTTTGCCTCTAGCGAACCACCCCGTGAGGCGCTGACCTCCCGCATTAAAAACGGCTGGTTCGAAATAAGCTGGGAAGGCTATACTCTTGAAGTGATACTGATGTCGTGGGGCGAAGGCTTTTCGCGGGGCTATCACTACTGGATATTGGCAGATTTCAAGGAAATTGCCGAAAACTTCTATGTAGCGGTATGCGAATGGAATATCGAAATCCGAGGCGAATTGCTGGTTTTTGATGCGGGCTATTGGCATAAGGATGAAGACCTATTCCGCGATATTAAAGGCTCAACCTTTGATAATTTGGTGCTGAAAGGTACGCTCAAACAAGATATCAAAGAGGATTTGGAGCATTTCTTCGCCTCTCGCTCTACCTTTGAACACTACAATATCCCGTGGAAGCGCGGCATTTTGCTGGTTGGTCCGCCGGGTAACGGCAAAACCCATGCGGTTAAAGCTTTGATTAACTCGCTCAGTAAGCCCTGCCTTTATGTGAAGAGCATCAAGACCCAACGCTCTGATGATGAGGAGAATATCAGTCAGGTGTTTGATCGCGCCCGTAAAACCGCGCCCTGTGTGTTGGTGCTGGAAGACCTCGATTCGTTGGTTACGGCGCAGAACCGTTCTTTCTTCCTCAACGAAATGGATGGTTTCGCTGCTAATGCCGGAATCGTGACTTTGGCAACCACCAACCACCCGGAGAAGTTGGACTCTTCTATTCTGGATCGTCCCAGCCGCTTCGACCGCAAGTACCATTTTGACCTGCCGGGTGAAAGTGAGCGACACGCCTATATCGAGCTTTGGAATAAGCAATTGCAAGATGAATTGAAACTTTCGGATGAAGCCGTTAACGAAATTGCGGCGATGACCGATGGCTTTTCATTCGCTTATCTTAAAGAATTGTTCCTATCCTCGATGATGCACTGGATAGCGCATCCCCAACCGGGTGCAATGCAGGGCGTGATGGTTTCGCAGGTTTCGATTTTGTGCGAGCAAATGGTAAGCGTAAATGTTACGCCCGCGCCCGAAGATACTCGCCCAAACGGACAAACTTTCCCGCTGGTGTGGGGACATAAGCCTAAATAG
- a CDS encoding Hsp20/alpha crystallin family protein has translation MDEKTDEKQKVDEKKPAAERREPPRRPQPPIKPGEIGERLNSLWNGGFFKGLNNLVEYLDELADQAERMGARFTDPDAGDESSPPRRSNDRISHFEASGRARSSNFKPNVYNRNVANQRNAPARPAAPDPAPVSTTREPMVDIFEEDGGIIVLVAEMPGANEQTIKVEIVGDIVSLSAAGQNYRYEKECLLPAPVQSEPENRRYRNGVLEMRLKRA, from the coding sequence ATGGATGAAAAAACCGATGAGAAACAAAAGGTAGACGAGAAAAAACCTGCGGCAGAACGGCGAGAACCACCTCGTCGCCCACAACCTCCCATTAAGCCGGGAGAAATCGGCGAGCGCTTAAACTCGTTGTGGAACGGTGGGTTTTTCAAAGGGCTTAATAATTTGGTAGAGTACCTAGACGAGTTGGCAGACCAAGCCGAGCGCATGGGCGCACGCTTCACCGACCCAGATGCCGGAGATGAAAGCTCACCACCGCGCCGCAGTAATGACAGAATATCTCACTTTGAAGCAAGTGGGCGTGCCCGTTCGAGTAACTTCAAGCCCAACGTTTACAATCGCAATGTGGCTAACCAACGTAATGCCCCTGCTCGTCCTGCTGCGCCTGACCCCGCGCCGGTTTCGACCACGCGCGAACCAATGGTAGATATTTTTGAGGAAGATGGCGGCATAATAGTCTTGGTGGCAGAAATGCCCGGCGCAAACGAGCAAACCATCAAAGTGGAAATTGTTGGTGACATTGTAAGTTTGAGCGCAGCGGGACAAAATTACCGTTATGAAAAAGAATGCTTGTTGCCCGCGCCAGTACAAAGTGAACCTGAGAATCGGCGCTACCGTAATGGCGTTCTGGAAATGCGCCTAAAACGCGCTTAA
- a CDS encoding class I SAM-dependent methyltransferase: MRSDLYLDLFLKEDTHWWHVGKRMLMEQLIRKYMPHLQEKANLLDVGCGTGRMLDMLGGFGTPWGIDMADEALDFCRQRGFHNLRRHDLNQPFDFDFDFDVISALDVIEHLEDDIQGLKNLKQALNPDGILIVSVPAYQFMFSYWDVALGHKKRYTLKTLTQAVEAAGYTIVKKSYTNTSILIPAAVVRSLKGLAGRANRKINARLLSEDTDFTSLPKPLNDFLISLYNIENRLVLTKGLPMGLSALVVCKPNPSKQNV; the protein is encoded by the coding sequence ATGAGAAGTGATTTATATCTGGATTTATTCTTAAAAGAAGATACCCATTGGTGGCATGTGGGCAAGCGTATGCTTATGGAGCAACTGATTCGCAAATACATGCCGCATTTGCAAGAAAAAGCTAACTTGCTGGATGTTGGTTGCGGCACAGGGCGTATGTTGGATATGCTTGGCGGTTTCGGGACACCATGGGGCATTGATATGGCAGACGAGGCGTTAGATTTTTGTCGCCAGCGCGGCTTCCATAATTTACGCCGTCACGACCTGAACCAGCCTTTTGATTTCGATTTTGATTTTGATGTTATAAGCGCGTTAGACGTTATCGAGCATCTAGAAGATGACATACAGGGTCTTAAAAATCTTAAGCAGGCGCTAAATCCGGACGGCATTTTAATAGTCAGCGTTCCAGCGTACCAATTCATGTTCAGTTATTGGGATGTGGCGCTTGGTCACAAGAAGCGCTATACCCTGAAAACCCTTACACAAGCGGTTGAGGCGGCGGGCTATACTATTGTCAAGAAGTCTTATACCAACACTTCGATACTGATTCCGGCAGCGGTGGTGCGTTCCTTGAAAGGGTTAGCGGGGCGGGCAAATCGCAAAATAAATGCCCGTTTGCTTTCCGAAGATACCGATTTTACCTCCTTGCCGAAGCCGCTCAATGATTTTTTGATAAGCCTATATAACATTGAAAACCGCTTGGTATTGACGAAAGGCTTGCCGATGGGGTTATCGGCGCTGGTGGTATGCAAGCCTAATCCTTCCAAGCAAAACGTTTAA